In Clostridium swellfunianum, a genomic segment contains:
- a CDS encoding CdaR family transcriptional regulator, which yields MMKLSKRTAQKIAEEMMKVIPYNINVMDEKGIVIGSGDKSRIGIIHDGAIRAIESGVINEIYQEAEGVKPGVNEPIIVNDKVIGVIGITGNPDEVRKFSKLVGVTAVLLIEQAKKDLEIQNSKLDKQKFYNELAHRKTDYDTDFIQKAKNYGIDLLKKTKVVLVEGNIRTKTFKTLSEQFGNYCELECNKIIFFISNTYSYSTLIEKLKESSDVEKIALGQEHENAAIALEKAELILRCGSKLKPFTKIYSYEELEFFINLSSKNKESFVSLFSNLDTAGNKIELLQTLQIYLEENGDINAIARRMNIHRNTLNYRLERIQQLTGKNPKVFFDLFELLCGLLWR from the coding sequence ATGATGAAATTATCAAAAAGGACTGCACAAAAAATTGCAGAAGAAATGATGAAGGTTATTCCTTATAATATAAACGTTATGGACGAAAAGGGAATTGTAATAGGAAGTGGAGATAAAAGTCGTATTGGGATTATTCATGATGGAGCAATAAGAGCAATTGAGAGTGGTGTTATAAATGAGATATACCAGGAAGCTGAAGGGGTTAAGCCAGGGGTTAATGAACCTATCATTGTAAATGATAAGGTGATTGGGGTAATTGGAATTACAGGTAATCCTGATGAGGTTAGAAAGTTCAGCAAGCTAGTGGGTGTCACTGCGGTTCTTCTTATTGAGCAGGCAAAGAAGGATTTAGAAATTCAAAATAGTAAATTAGATAAACAGAAGTTTTACAACGAGCTTGCCCACAGGAAAACAGATTATGATACGGACTTTATTCAAAAGGCAAAGAATTATGGTATTGATCTTTTAAAGAAAACAAAGGTTGTACTTGTTGAAGGTAATATAAGGACGAAGACGTTTAAAACACTCTCTGAGCAGTTTGGCAATTATTGCGAGTTGGAGTGCAATAAAATTATATTTTTTATTTCGAATACCTACAGCTATAGTACCTTAATTGAGAAATTAAAGGAAAGCAGCGATGTTGAAAAAATAGCCTTGGGACAAGAACACGAAAATGCTGCTATAGCTCTTGAAAAAGCAGAATTAATCTTGAGATGTGGTAGTAAATTAAAGCCTTTTACAAAAATATATAGCTATGAAGAATTAGAGTTTTTTATAAACTTATCCAGCAAAAATAAAGAGTCGTTTGTTTCGCTATTTTCTAATCTTGATACAGCTGGAAACAAAATTGAGCTGCTACAAACTTTGCAGATTTATCTTGAGGAAAATGGAGATATTAATGCAATAGCACGAAGGATGAATATACATAGAAATACTTTAAACTATAGGCTCGAGAGAATTCAGCAGCTTACAGGTAAAAATCCTAAGGTGTTTTTTGACTTGTTTGAGCTATTATGCGGGCTTCTCTGGAGATAA